A stretch of Stigmatopora argus isolate UIUO_Sarg chromosome 22, RoL_Sarg_1.0, whole genome shotgun sequence DNA encodes these proteins:
- the mrps17 gene encoding small ribosomal subunit protein uS17m, whose protein sequence is MSVKQASVHAKWIIGRVIGTKMFKTAKVRVTRLVLDPYLLKYYNRRKTYFAHDATQQCEMGDVVLLKALPEPRSKHVKHELAQVIYKVGRVVDPLTGKRVASTEFLEPLDDLKDDAVTLTQKVQSLNISADISN, encoded by the exons ATGTCCGTGAAGCAGGCATCCGTCCACGCTAAGTGGATCATCGGCCGAGTAATTGGAACGAAAATGTTCAAAACCGCCAAAGTGCGCGTCACCAGGCTCGTCCTCGACCCCTACCTGCTCAAG TACTACAACCGGAGAAAGACATACTTTGCCCACGACGCCACGCAGCAGTGCGAAATGGGTGACGTGGTGCTGCTCAAAGCTCTGCCCGAGCCACGCTCCAAACACGTCAAACACGAGCTGGCGCAGGTGATCTACAAGGTGGGCCGTGTGGTGGATCCGTTGACGGGGAAGCGTGTTGCCAGCACTGAATTCCTGGAGCCGTTGGACGACCTTAAAGATGACGCTGTGACTTTGACCCAGAAAGTGCAAAGCTTGAACATTTCGGCAGACATCTCAAATTAA
- the LOC144068430 gene encoding protein NipSnap homolog 2-like has translation MAARILCSTPMWLTSLKLLPQTLGTSRHFCLSARGMSGLHDSWFKSLFVRKVDPRKDAHSHLLAKKEDDNLYKIQFHNVKPECLDEYNQLCESVLPSIHADPEYPCELVGSWNTWYGEQDQAVHLWRYRGGYPALTEVMGKLKQNKMFSEYRRERGKMLLSRRNQLLLEFSFWNEPRPREGPNIYELRSYQLRPGTMIEWGNYWARAIEIRQQNQEAVGGFFSQIGSLYQVHHLWAYKDLQSRESIRNAAWQREGWDEVVYYTVPLIQQMESRVMIPLKGSSLK, from the exons ATGGCGGCCAGAATCCTCTGCTCGACGCCTATGTGGCTAACAAGTCTAAAATTGTTGCCACAAACTCTCGGGACGAGCCGACATTTTTGCCTTTCTGCCCG GGGCATGTCAGGGCTACATGACAGCTGGTTTAAGTCTCTGTTTGTGAGAAAAGTGGACCCCCGCAAGGACGCTCACTCGCACCTGCTGGCTAAGAAAGAAGACGACAACCTGTACAAAATCCAGT TTCACAATGTCAAGCCCGAGTGCCTGGACGAGTACAACCAACTTTG TGAGAGCGTGTTACCTTCCATCCATGCTGACCCGGAATACCCATGTGAGTTGGTTGGAAGCTGGAACACGTGGTATGGAGAACAGGACCAAGCAG TGCACTTGTGGCGATATCGAGGAGGTTACCCAGCGCTCACTGAAGTTATGGGCAAACTCAAGCAAAATAAG ATGTTTTCCGAGTATCGACGGGAGCGCGGCAAGATGTTGTTGTCTCGCAGGAATCAGCTGCTGCTTGAGTTCAGCTTTTGGAATGAACCGAGGCCCCGTGAAGGGCCCAACATCTACGAACTGCGGTCCTACCAGCTCAGG CCTGGCACCATGATCGAATGGGGCAACTATTG GGCGCGTGCCATTGAGATCCGCCAACAAAACCAGGAAGCCGTGGGTGGCTTTTTCTCACAGATCGGAAGTTTGTATCAAGTGCACCACCTATGGG CCTACAAAGATCTTCAGTCCAGGGAAAGCATTCGAAATGCGGCCTGGCAGCGAGAAGGCTGGGACGAGGTTGTTTACTATACAG TGCCACTCATTCAGCAAATGGAATCTCGAGTCATGATTCCTCTGAAGGGTTCGTCCTTAAAGTAA
- the cct6a gene encoding T-complex protein 1 subunit zeta, whose translation MAAVKALNPKAEVARAQAALAVNISAARGLQDVLKTNLGPKGTLKMLVSGSGDIKLTKDGNVLLHEMQIQHPTASLIAKVATAQDDITGDGTTSNVLIIGELLKQADLYVSEGLHPRIVAEGFESAKEKALAVLEEVKVARQMDRETLLEVARTSLRTKVHAELADLLTEAVVDAVLTIAKPNEPIDLYMVEIMEMKHKTDCDTQLIRGLVLDHGARHPDMKKRVEDAYVLTCNVSLEYEKTEVNSGFFYKSAEEREKFVVAERKYIMERVAKIVALKKRVCADGDKAFVVINQKGIDPYSLDALAKEGIVALRRAKRRNMERLTLACGGIAMNSVDDLTPECLGHAGLVYEHTLGEEKFTFIEKCDNPRSVTLLIKGPNKHTLTQIKDAVRDGLRAVKNAIQDGCVVPGAGALEVALADALVKHKASVKGRAQLGVQAFADALLIIPKVLAQNSGYDPQETLVKLQTEFKASAGQLVGVDLSTGEPMVASEAGVWDNYSVKKQLLHSCTVIASNILLVDEIMRAGMSSLRG comes from the exons ATGGCAGCCGTCAAAGCTTTGAACCCGAAGGCAGAGGTGGCCAGGGCCCAGGCCGCCTTGGCAGTCAACATCAGCGCCGCTCGGGGACTCCAAGACGTCCTCAAGACCAACTTGGGGCCGAAAGGCACCCTAAAGAT GCTGGTTTCTGGCTCTGGGGATATCAAACTGACAAAGGATGGAAACGTTCTCTTACACGAGATG CAAATTCAGCACCCAACGGCCTCGCTCATCGCCAAAGTGGCCACCGCCCAGGATGATATCACAGGAGACGGAACCACATCCAACGTCCTCATCATTGGAGAGCTGCTCAAGCAGGCTGACCTCTATGTTTCAGAG GGACTCCACCCGAGGATTGTGGCAGAGGGCTTCGAGTCGGCCAAGGAGAAGGCGCTGGCTGTGTTGGAAGAAGTCAAAGTGGCCCGTCAGATGGACAGGGAGACCCTCCTGGAGGTCGCGCGAACTTCCCTCAGGACCAAAGTCCACGCCGAGCTGGCTGACCTGCTCACTGAG GCGGTGGTGGATGCCGTGCTGACCATCGCTAAGCCCAACGAGCCCATCGATTTGTACATGGTGGAGATCATGGAGATGAAACACAAGACAGACTGTGACACACA ACTGATCCGCGGCCTAGTGCTGGACCACGGGGCGCGGCACCCCGACATGAAGAAGCGGGTGGAGGACGCCTACGTGCTGACGTGCAATGTGTCACTGGAGTATGAGAAGACTGAGGTTAATTCAGGCTTCTTCTACAAGAGCGCCGAAGAGCGTGAGAAGTTCGTGGTTGCCGAGAGGAAGTACATTATGGAGCGCGTCGCCAAAATCGTCGCCCTCAAGAAGCGGGTGTGCGCCGACGGGGACAAGGCCTTTGTTGTCATCAACCAGAAG gGCATTGACCCTTACTCTCTGGATGCCCTTGCCAAGGAAGGCATCGTCGCCCTGCGTAGAGCCAAGAGGAGGAACATGGAGAG GTTGACTCTGGCTTGCGGCGGCATTGCCATGAACTCCGTGGACGACCTCACGCCGGAATGTTTGGGTCACGCTGGGCTGGTGTACGAGCACACGCTG GGCGAGGAGAAATTCACCTTCATCGAGAAATGCGACAACCCTCGCTCGGTGACCCTGCTGATCAAAGGTCCCAACAAGCACACGCTGACTCAGATCAAAGACGCAGTCAGGGACGGGCTGCGTGCCGTCAAGAACGCCATCCAAGACG GTTGCGTCGTGCCGGGTGCGGGTGCCTTGGAAGTGGCGCTGGCCGACGCGTTGGTCAAGCATAAAGCCAGCGTGAAAGGACGAGCACAACTCGGCGTGCAAGCCTTTGCCGACGCCCTCCTCATCATTCCAAAG GTCCTAGCCCAGAACTCAGGCTACGACCCCCAGGAAACGCTAGTCAAGCTGCAGACGGAGTTTAAAGCGTCCGCTGGTCAACTGGTGGGTGTCGACCTGAGCACAG gGGAGCCGATGGTTGCCAGCGAGGCGGGGGTGTGGGACAATTACAGCGTCAAGAAGCAACTTCTTCACTCTTG CACGGTGATTGCCAGCAACATCCTGCTGGTTGATGAGATCATGCGCGCCGGAATGTCGTCCCTCAGAGGTTAA
- the sumf2 gene encoding inactive C-alpha-formylglycine-generating enzyme 2 isoform X2 has protein sequence MEMFFRGLVCLSFFSSITTATAADDEHGIMAAIPGGRMTRTSFGGHEDEIELLPFLLDRHPVTNMVFREFVRAEKYKTEAEKFGWSFVFKDFVSDDVKSKVMHTIKSAPWWLPVERAFWRQPSGSGSGISARLEFPVVHVSWNDAQAFCAWKKKKLPTEEQWEWAARGGLAGATFPWGKRFRANRSNLWQGSFPDGDTAEDGYHGLAPVDAFPPQNQFGLLDMLGNTWEWTSSIFPSRQEMFVLRGASWIDTADGSANHRAQVDTRMGNTPDSASDNLSFRCASDSQERKPRVDL, from the exons ATGGAAATGTTCTTTAGAggtcttgtgtgtctttctttcttctcaTCCATCACCACGGCGACAG CTGCTGATGATGAGCATGGCATCATGGCGGCCATCCCCGGAGGGAGAATGACAAGGACAAGCTTCGGTGGGCATGAAGATGAGATTGaacttttgccttttttgttgGACAGACATCCCGTCACCAATATGGTTTTCAG GGAATTTGTGAGGGCTGAAAAGTACAAAACAGAAGCCGAGAAGTTCGGTTGGAGTTTTGTCTTTAAGGATTTTGTTTCTGATGACGTCAAGAGTAAAGTGATgcacaccattaag TCTGCTCCTTGGTGGCTTCCTGTTGAACGAGCCTTTTGGCGGCAG CCTTCTGGTTCCGGTTCTGGCATCAGCGCTCGCCTGGAATTCCCGGTGGTCCATGTCAGCTGGAATGACGCTCAGGCCTTTTGCGcatggaagaagaaaaagctgCCTACTGAGGAGCAATGGGAATGGGCGGCTAGAGGAGGACTCGCCG GCGCCACCTTTCCGTGGGGGAAGCGCTTCCGGGCCAACAGGAGCAACCTATGGCAG GGTTCTTTTCCGGATGGCGACACGGCGGAGGATGGGTATCACGGTCTCGCGCCGGTTGACGCTTTCCCACCTCAGAACCAGTTTG GACTGTTGGACATGTTGGGTAACACGTGGGAGTGGACATCCAGCATCTTTCCATCGCGCCAAGAGATGTTCGTGCTGCGTGGTGCCTCTTGGATTGACACCGCCGATGgctcagccaatcacagagctcAAGTCGACACCAG GATGGGCAACACACCTGACTCGGCCTCCGACAACCTGAGCTTCAGGTGCGCTTCAGACAGCCAAGAGAGAAAACCACGCGTCGATTTGTAG
- the sumf2 gene encoding inactive C-alpha-formylglycine-generating enzyme 2 isoform X1: MEMFFRGLVCLSFFSSITTATAAADDEHGIMAAIPGGRMTRTSFGGHEDEIELLPFLLDRHPVTNMVFREFVRAEKYKTEAEKFGWSFVFKDFVSDDVKSKVMHTIKSAPWWLPVERAFWRQPSGSGSGISARLEFPVVHVSWNDAQAFCAWKKKKLPTEEQWEWAARGGLAGATFPWGKRFRANRSNLWQGSFPDGDTAEDGYHGLAPVDAFPPQNQFGLLDMLGNTWEWTSSIFPSRQEMFVLRGASWIDTADGSANHRAQVDTRMGNTPDSASDNLSFRCASDSQERKPRVDL, translated from the exons ATGGAAATGTTCTTTAGAggtcttgtgtgtctttctttcttctcaTCCATCACCACGGCGACAG CAGCTGCTGATGATGAGCATGGCATCATGGCGGCCATCCCCGGAGGGAGAATGACAAGGACAAGCTTCGGTGGGCATGAAGATGAGATTGaacttttgccttttttgttgGACAGACATCCCGTCACCAATATGGTTTTCAG GGAATTTGTGAGGGCTGAAAAGTACAAAACAGAAGCCGAGAAGTTCGGTTGGAGTTTTGTCTTTAAGGATTTTGTTTCTGATGACGTCAAGAGTAAAGTGATgcacaccattaag TCTGCTCCTTGGTGGCTTCCTGTTGAACGAGCCTTTTGGCGGCAG CCTTCTGGTTCCGGTTCTGGCATCAGCGCTCGCCTGGAATTCCCGGTGGTCCATGTCAGCTGGAATGACGCTCAGGCCTTTTGCGcatggaagaagaaaaagctgCCTACTGAGGAGCAATGGGAATGGGCGGCTAGAGGAGGACTCGCCG GCGCCACCTTTCCGTGGGGGAAGCGCTTCCGGGCCAACAGGAGCAACCTATGGCAG GGTTCTTTTCCGGATGGCGACACGGCGGAGGATGGGTATCACGGTCTCGCGCCGGTTGACGCTTTCCCACCTCAGAACCAGTTTG GACTGTTGGACATGTTGGGTAACACGTGGGAGTGGACATCCAGCATCTTTCCATCGCGCCAAGAGATGTTCGTGCTGCGTGGTGCCTCTTGGATTGACACCGCCGATGgctcagccaatcacagagctcAAGTCGACACCAG GATGGGCAACACACCTGACTCGGCCTCCGACAACCTGAGCTTCAGGTGCGCTTCAGACAGCCAAGAGAGAAAACCACGCGTCGATTTGTAG